One Amaranthus tricolor cultivar Red isolate AtriRed21 chromosome 1, ASM2621246v1, whole genome shotgun sequence DNA window includes the following coding sequences:
- the LOC130812229 gene encoding pseudo histidine-containing phosphotransfer protein 6 — protein sequence MLGLAAQQLRADMNRLLALLFHQGVLDEQFLQLQQLQDESSPNFVSEVVNIYFHESEKLLRNLRTFLADREFSDYKKIGMHLNQLMGSSSSIGAKRVRNVCVAFRAASEQNNRAGCLRALELLEHEYSYLKNKLHELFQIEQQRVLAAGVRYPMQRN from the exons ATGCTTGGCTTGGCCGCTCAACAACTGCGTGCCGATATGAATCGCTTGCTTGCTCTTCTTTTCCACCAA GGGGTGTTGGATGAACAATTCTTACAATTACAACAACTCCAAGATGAGAGTTCTCCAAATTTTGTATCTGAAGTTGTCAACATTTACTTTCATGAATCTGAGAAACTTCTCCGCAATCTCCGGACATTTCT AGCAGATAGAGAATTTTCAGACTACAAGAAAATAGGGATGCATTTGAATCAGTTAATGGGCAGCAGTTCAAGTATTGGAGCTAAAAGAGTTAGAAATGTATGCGTTGCATTTCGTGCTGCTTCTGAACAAAATAACCGTGCTGg ATGCTTAAGAGCACTGGAGTTGCTAGAGCATGAATACTCTTATCTCAAGAACAAATTGCATGAGCTCTTCCAA ATAGAACAACAAAGAGTACTTGCAGCTGGTGTGAGGTATCCAATGCAACGCAATTAA
- the LOC130812245 gene encoding uncharacterized protein LOC130812245 — protein sequence MCEEEKAAMKAMSEDVPDIEAEFEEEDDEEWSSDSEIGDALDWLDLKDTEEGGVDVGSTITLKARRPNAHGGALSKPNLSTLQPLSNRNQKYSHHIRASPLEEWEGRVNVGMSNCVTTAIRKSVQGMAIGKIKNTEKADRATVEQAIDPRTRMVLFKMLNRGVFNDINGCISTGKEANVYHATKSDGQELAIKVYKTSVLVFKDRDRYVQGDYRFRYGYCKHNPRKMVKTWAEKEMRNLMRLKAAGLRCPTPILLRLHVLVMEFIGRSGWAAPRLKDAALSLDKLRECYVEIITAMRTLFQKCKLVHGDLSEYNILYFEGHLYIIDVSQSVDLDHPHALDFLREDCVHVSDFFKKNGVAVMTIRELFDFIVDSTISDDAVDSYLEEVQQKILARGDTITAEEQIADSVFVQSYIPKTLEQVKDAEGDAFRLTSGNDTGDMYYKTITGLNHMTQTSALQEAAITRSDLGVDETDSGSGSDDDDEGEDDDSCSETEEKRPSGTGKLAPEDRKAARKENKKKVKEEKREARKTKIPKAVKKKKKKLSKAHKTR from the exons ATGTGTGAAGAAGAAAAAGCGGCAATGAAAGCCATGTCCGAAGATGTACCTGACATAGAAGCAGagtttgaagaagaagatgatgaggaGTGGTCTTCTGATTCAGAAATTGGAGATGCTTTGGATTGGTTGGATCTGAAAGACACAGAAGAGGGTGGTGTTGATGTTGGGAGTACGATTACTCTAAAAGCTCGACGGCCTAATGCCCATGGTGGGGCTTTGTCCAAGCCCAATTTATCAACTCTTCAACCCCTCTCTAATCGCAACCAAAAGTATTCCCATCATATTCGTGCTTCTCCTCTTGAG GAATGGGAGGGAAGGGTAAATGTTGGTATGTCCAACTGTGTAACCACTGCAATCCGTAAGAGTGTACAGGGAATGGCAATTGGTAAAATAAAAAACACGGAGAAAGCTGACCGTGCTACCGTTGAGCAA GCTATTGACCCTAGAACCCGGATGGTTCTCTTCAAAATGTTGAACCGTGGTGTGTTCAATGATATAAATGGTTGTATATCAACAGGAAAAGAG GCAAATGTTTACCACGCAACCAAGTCTGATGGTCAAGAATTAGCTATTAAAGTTTACAAGACTTCAGTTTTGGTGTTCAA GGACAGAGATAGATATGTACAAGGTGACTATCGTTTCAGATATGGATATTGCAAACACAATCCTCGGAAAATGGTTAAGACCTGGGCTGAGAAAGAAATGAGGAATCTTATGAG GCTGAAAGCAGCAGGATTACGCTGTCCCACGCCAATTCTTTTGAGGCTTCATGTTTTAGTCATGGAATTCATAG GGAGGTCAGGTTGGGCGGCGCCTCGACTTAAAGATGCTGCACTATCACTTGACAAGCTGCGAGAATGTTATGTTGAG ATAATTACTGCAATGCGGACCCTGTTTCAAAAGTGCAAGCTAGTACATGGTGATCTGAGTGAATACAACATATTATATTTTGAG GGCCACTTGTATATTATTGATGTTTCACAATCCGTTGATCTTGATCATCCTCACGCACTCGACTTCTTACGAGAAGATTGTGTTCATGTATCT gatttctttaaaaaaaatggtgtGGCTGTGATGACAATTCGAGaactttttgattttattgtgGATTCAACAATTTCTGATGATGCTGTGGACTCTTACTTAGAAGAG GTACAGCAAAAGATTCTGGCTAGAGGGGATACAATAACGGCTGAGGAGCAAATAGCCGACTCTGTATTTGTTCAG tcATATATCCCAAAGACACTCGAACAAGTCAAAGATGCCGAAGGAGATGCTTTTCGATTGACCAGcgggaatgacacaggagataTGTACTACAAGACAATCACGGGACTGAATCATATGACTCAAACTTCTGCATTACAAGAAGCAGCTATAACCCGTTCTGATTTGGGTGTTGATGAAACTGATTCCGGATCGGGTAGtgacgatgatgatgaaggtGAAGATGATGATAGCTGTAGTGAAACAGAAGAGAAGCGACCTTCTGGCACTGGGAAGTTGGCCCCTGAAGATAGAAAGGCTGCGAGGAaggaaaacaagaaaaaagTTAAGGAGGAGAAGAGGGAAGCTCGGAAGACCAAAATCCCCAAGGCagtaaagaagaaaaaaaagaagctTTCGAAAGCGCACAAAACAAGGTAG